In one Brienomyrus brachyistius isolate T26 chromosome 7, BBRACH_0.4, whole genome shotgun sequence genomic region, the following are encoded:
- the arid6 gene encoding AT-rich interaction domain 6, which yields MSQESLLEGPSSEHKTELNEENFLKELYLFMKSRDTPIERIPHLGFKQIDLFLMYKTVQKLGGYSQVTAHQLWKQVYNELGGNPRSTSAATCTRRHYEKLILPFEWHMRGKDDKDLPVPRQQKRSRLHSFPHEEEEVLRGAKRGMNYGFRHASLSQDTHDFLVDSRMSVIPVPVHFQQFFHNHPSLPPYHPMTPMVQPPHTNLPPPTSHIHTPQEKSDWPKQQLVLLRNLAKEYVSSSGFAEPLNLSCKDGGAESLNQKPSSFTPTGSSSNKMPRFLNKVFPLYPAWNLPKDEAYDGMENEKGPNSSSPRHSPVTIQEPNVIDLSSTTYQNTSPVTSPSVHMKAYNNISPQNCRPNDSNSTYPMMQKEAERPSQPPVSPFSMSNPILTSPKDPTGKMEIQIPLAVLQDLLNSKFRVGSQLLSSSPVSQPDKGQVIINEETCERKASLESTPQENDSRPLTLPVKERKCSMEVADHIKSSPKKKTNVTSPSGRDSHLNSYHVSLGIQAHDWESASECKKNLPQLNMPISNGAGSAAYRQLCSQDRDYEVQKPSAVRNIQIQDLMLDRNCSQAQLARMWLYPGSHVAEHEIKRPQATVYINDTLHSRDPLSRHFRGMPLAIPERHSMLMVNSASPSLMPLTIEECLKLRRLISSSP from the exons ATGTCGCAGGAGAGTTTGCTTGAAGGCCCATCATCAGAACATAAGACAGAACTAAATGAGGAAAATTTTCTTAAAGAGTTGTATCTCTTCATGAAGAGCAGAGACACACCCATCGAGAGAATACCTCATCTGGGCTTCAAGCAGA TTGACCTTTTTCTGATGTACAAGACAGTGCAAAAATTAGGAGGCTACAGTCAG gtGACGGCACATCAGCTATGGAAGCAAGTTTATAACGAGTTAGGTGGGAACCCACGTAGTACCAGTGCAGCCACCTGCACACGCCGGCACTATGAAAA GCTTATACTGCCCTTTGAATGGCACATGAGAGGGAAGGACGACAAGGACTTGCCTGTTCCTCGCCAACAGAAACGATCACGCCTCCATAGCTTCCCGCATGAGGAAGAGGAAGTCTTGAGGGGAGCCAAGCGGGGCATGAATTATGGATTCCGGCATGCATCGCTCTCTCAG GACACTCATGACTTTTTAGTGGACAGCCGCATGAGCGTAATTCCTGTGCCTGTGCATTTCCAACAGTTCTTCCACAACCACCCCTCATTGCCCCCCTATCACCCAATGACCCCAATGGTTCAGCCCCCTCATACTAATCTCCCCCCACCCACATCCCACATACATACCCCCCAAGAGAAGAGTGACTGGCCGAAGCAACAGCTGGTCTTGCTCCGAAATTTAGCCAAGGAGTATGTCTCATCCTCGGGATTTGCTGAGCCGCTGAACCTCAGCTGCAAAGATGGAGGTGCAGAATCTCTAAATCAGAAGCCATCTTCTTTTACCCCAactggcagcagcagcaacaagatGCCCAGGTTCTTAAACAAAGTTTTTCCTTTATACCCAGCCTGGAATTTACCTAAAGATGAGGCATATGATGGGATGGAAAATGAAAAAGGTCCAAACAGTTCCAGTCCACGACACAGTCCAGTTACAATCCAAGAACCAAACGTCATTGATCTTTCCTCTACCACCTACCAGAACACCTCTCCAGTCACAAGTCCCAGTGTGCATATGAAGGCCTATAATAACATATCTCCACAGAACTGCAGACCTAATGATTCAAACAGCACATATCCTATGATGCAAAAGGAAGCTGAGAGACCTTCACAGCCTCCTGTTTCTCCCTTCAGTATGAGCAATCCCATACTTACTTCACCTAAGGACCCCACAGGTAAAATGGAGATCCAGATTCCACTGGCAGTGTTACAGGACTTGCTGAATTCTAAATTTAGAGTGGGCTCCCAACTTCTGTCAAGTAGCCCAGTATCACAGCCTGACAAAGGCCAAGtcatcattaatgaagaaaCGTGTGAGCGCAAAGCAAGTTTGGAGAGTACTCCCCAGGAAAATGACTCCAGACCACTGACTCTCCCAGTGAAGGAGAGGAAATGTTCAATGGAAGTGGCAGACCATATAAAGAGCAGCCCAAAGAAAAAGACAAATGTGACCAGTCCTTCTGGCAGGGACAGTCACCTGAACAGTTACCATGTCTCTTTGGGAATCCAAGCACATGACTGGGAATCTGCATCAGAATGTAAGAAGAATCTGCCCCAGCTAAACATGCCTATAAGTAATGGAGCTGGAAGTGCTGCATACCGCCAGTTGTGCTCACAGGACAGGGATTATGAAGTTCAGAAGCCCTCCGCTGTCAGGAACATCCAGATTCAGGACTTAATGTTGGACAGGAACTGTAGCCAGGCCCAGTTGGCGCGCATGTGGTTGTACCCAGGGTCACATGTGGCGGAACATGAAATAAAGCGGCCACAGGCAAcagtttacataaatgatacttTACATAGCAGGGACCCTCTGTCCAGGCATTTTCGAGGCATGCCCTTGGCAATACCTGAAAGACATTCAATGCTCATGGTCAACTCTGCCTCACCATCCCTGATGCCCCTTACCATAGAGGAATGCCTGAAACTTCGAAGACTTATTTCTAGCTCTCCGTAA
- the LOC125746394 gene encoding drebrin-like, producing MKAINLNTFNLSLLTAKEDVLNPRSSTDWALFAYDGFNNNLKLSDSGVGGLVELVKKFHRNKAFYGLCQVASKKPEHQHIVLIFWIGDDVDKYRREEYASHQPAIKAFFKEAHMFVSAKTLEDVTEDRINAMFSTMGTPALHGKSGSCSVDKGESVGTNYKRTIAVMEIKRMKRESFWARSDREEEERKAEEKRRALEERRFLEIKRIQQEHREAEERERKMIEKENRIQEQRRIEEEKETAAQKQEMIQWEQQKKEHEEEMRASFRRSESIEKAAEAAALVSQRSINPLEFFRQLSSSSSCDPPNPASPRTGKPPFRHFQCSLTEGAFIFKKSDLSAPTNKSSPPVESSVAFSPTSSSQASIQCSQHVLGTISDHQPSTPPASPGSLVPASTLPPSRSLPDLLPSSIQTAPFHVYDPGII from the exons GGCGTTGTTCGCATATGATGGCTTTAATAATAACTTAAAACTGTCAGATTCAGGAG TGGGTGGTTTGGTGGAGCTTGTGAAgaagttccacagaaataaggcATTTTATGGACTGTGCCAGGTGGCCTCGAAGAAACCAGAACACCAGCATATTGTTCTTATTTTCTGG ATCGGTGATGATGTGGATAAATACCGCAGAGAGGAGTATGCCAGCCATCAGCCTGCCATCAAGGCATTCTTCAAG GAAGCTCATATGTTTGTCAGCGCTAAGACACTGGAAGATGTGACAGAGGATCGGATAAATGCCATGTTCAGCACAATGGGCACCCCAGCATTGCATGGGAAGAGTGGGTCTTGCTCTGTGGACAAAGGAGAATCTGTG GGAACTAACTATAAGAGGACAATAGCTGTGATGGAGATAAAACGAATGAAAAGGGAGTCCTTTTGGGCACGGTCAGAT agagaggaagaggagaggaaaGCAGAAGAGAAGAGACGAGCACTCGAAGAAAGGAGGTTTTTGGAAATAAAAAGAATACAACAGGAGCACAGAGAGGCAGAGGAGAGGGAAAGGAAGATGATTGAGAAAGAGAATAGGATACAGGAGCAGAG GAGAATAGAGGAAGAGAAGGAGACAGCAGCACAAAAACAGGAGATGATTCAATGG GAGCAGCAGAAAAAGGAGCATGAGGAAGAGATGAGAGCTAGCTTCAGAAGGAGTGAGTCCATTGAGAAGGCAGCA GAAGCGGCAGCACTGGTCTCGCAACGTTCCATCAATCCACTGGAGTTCTTCAGGCAGCTGTCTTCATCATCTTCTTGTGATCCTCCAAACCCTGCCTCCCCACGTACAG GAAAGCCTCCATTCCGGCACTTTCAGTGCAGCTTAACTGAAGGAGCATTTATTTTTAAGAAGTCGGATTTGTCTGCACCCACTAACAAGAGCAGCCCCCCGGTAGAGTCATCAGTGGCTTTCAGCCCTACCTCCTCATCACAGGCATCTATCCAATGCAGTCAACATGTCCTTGGTACTATATCAGACCACCAACCCAGTACTCCACCTGCTTCTCCTGGTTCCTTGGTTCCAGCCTCCACCTTGCCTCCATCAAGATCCCTCCCAGATCTGTTGCCTTCTTCAATACAGACAGCCCCCTTCCATG TGTATGACCCAGGGATCATATAA